The Antarcticibacterium sp. 1MA-6-2 genome has a window encoding:
- a CDS encoding PHP domain-containing protein: MKIDIRNQKILFLLLTLISFYSCKSQEKYYKGNLHTHSYWSDGDEFPEMIMEWYKDHDYDFVARSDHNIIAGEKWKTIPRDTIYQEAFAEYLEKYGEEWVEYRKDSLGTHKTQNSC, encoded by the coding sequence ATGAAAATCGACATCCGGAATCAAAAAATACTTTTTCTCCTTCTGACTTTGATAAGCTTTTACAGTTGCAAATCCCAGGAAAAATACTACAAAGGAAACCTCCACACTCATTCCTACTGGAGTGACGGAGACGAATTTCCGGAAATGATCATGGAATGGTACAAGGACCATGATTATGACTTCGTGGCCCGGTCAGACCATAACATTATTGCAGGTGAGAAATGGAAAACCATACCCCGGGATACAATTTATCAGGAAGCTTTTGCTGAATATCTCGAGAAGTATGGAGAAGAATGGGTAGAGTACAGAAAAGACTCCCTGGGAACTCATAAAACTCAAAACTCTTGCTGA
- a CDS encoding glycoside hydrolase family 172 protein yields MPFIEYFKPTIPAFNFPQLVYETNARGFNNYVPITYQKSLKIVADPGWGQYYHFNYISFPKGIQVEKFDPEMSENNLKALQEVNNLFESRMGEYPYDLSVTTENKILRIAPGEEKIFFQTEDAGAVSSLKVKLKIGDKKKMAEILRKLLLTIKWDGEEEPSVWSPLGDFFGTSPGWNEYRTFPMGMTEEWMYSYWYMPFKDGAEIAVKNDFNEEVQIEIELKHEELGVEVEDLARFHAKWHRDLSPLEESRWPDWTLLETMGKGRFVGTHLLVWNPKGGSCSAAGPGHHWWGEGDEKFFVDGETFPSTFGTGTEDYFGYAWCDPSKFEHAFHSQTQDNDNMGYQPMN; encoded by the coding sequence TTGCCGTTTATAGAATATTTTAAACCAACTATTCCCGCATTTAATTTTCCTCAACTCGTTTACGAAACGAACGCCCGGGGATTTAATAACTATGTGCCCATTACTTATCAAAAATCATTGAAAATTGTTGCAGATCCAGGGTGGGGACAATACTACCATTTTAATTACATAAGTTTTCCTAAAGGAATTCAAGTAGAGAAGTTTGATCCTGAAATGAGTGAAAATAACCTCAAAGCTTTACAGGAAGTAAATAATTTGTTTGAAAGCAGGATGGGAGAATATCCTTACGATCTTTCTGTAACGACAGAAAACAAAATTTTAAGAATAGCTCCCGGCGAAGAGAAAATCTTTTTTCAAACTGAAGATGCCGGGGCAGTCTCTTCATTGAAGGTAAAACTGAAAATAGGGGATAAGAAGAAGATGGCAGAAATTCTTCGGAAGTTGTTGCTTACAATAAAGTGGGATGGAGAAGAAGAACCTTCGGTTTGGTCACCATTAGGTGATTTCTTCGGAACCTCTCCCGGATGGAATGAATACAGAACCTTTCCTATGGGGATGACTGAGGAATGGATGTATAGCTATTGGTATATGCCCTTTAAAGATGGGGCAGAAATAGCAGTAAAGAATGATTTTAATGAGGAGGTTCAAATAGAAATAGAGCTGAAGCATGAAGAACTGGGAGTAGAGGTAGAAGATCTTGCAAGATTTCATGCCAAATGGCACAGGGACCTATCGCCTTTAGAAGAATCTCGCTGGCCGGACTGGACACTTCTGGAGACCATGGGAAAGGGCAGGTTCGTGGGAACACATTTACTGGTATGGAACCCGAAAGGTGGTAGTTGTAGTGCAGCGGGTCCAGGCCACCATTGGTGGGGAGAAGGAGATGAGAAGTTTTTTGTAGATGGAGAAACCTTCCCTTCAACTTTTGGTACGGGGACTGAAGATTACTTTGGCTATGCCTGGTGTGATCCTTCAAAATTTGAGCACGCCTTTCACAGCCAAACTCAGGATAATGACAATATGGGATATCAGCCAATGAACTAG
- a CDS encoding DUF4886 domain-containing protein, with protein sequence MSTALDDENWDYISFQQVSSNSGKYDTFVEDLPALYEYVDARIEDENVKYLLHQTWAYAENSTHSGFTNYGRDQLTMYEAIVDAYDQAQDLIPTYKIVPASSTAIQNARTSYLGDNFTRDGYHLNEIGRYTAASAWFEILFEQSVVGNTYRPEAFTPIAVEIAQRAAHEAVQSPNELTVLTDYQNAGGSGILTEEVKINFGNASTTAGWNTLSSFLEGATVPNLTYGDGEFTGIELSVASRFNGINTNGETLTNTSMDLSADVSGNSFFGNSKLPFSQMLIVKGVIKLTGFEGDGTYDLCFFGSRTATDNRETQYTVIGESTASAALNAASNTENTACVTGVKADSNGVITIEVTSGPNNSNDNGFFYINAMTISPE encoded by the coding sequence ATATCTACTGCATTAGATGATGAAAACTGGGATTATATCAGTTTCCAGCAAGTAAGTTCAAACTCCGGTAAGTATGATACTTTTGTTGAAGACTTACCTGCATTGTATGAATATGTTGATGCCCGTATTGAGGATGAAAATGTGAAGTACCTACTACATCAGACATGGGCTTATGCAGAGAATTCCACACACTCAGGCTTTACCAATTATGGCCGTGATCAGCTAACTATGTATGAAGCCATAGTAGACGCTTACGATCAGGCACAGGATCTAATACCTACTTATAAAATTGTGCCTGCTAGTAGTACAGCAATACAAAATGCCAGAACCAGCTATTTGGGAGATAATTTTACCCGCGATGGATATCATTTGAATGAAATTGGGAGATATACTGCCGCAAGTGCCTGGTTTGAAATTCTATTTGAACAAAGTGTTGTTGGCAATACCTACAGGCCGGAAGCATTTACCCCTATAGCTGTTGAAATTGCCCAGCGTGCAGCTCATGAGGCAGTTCAATCTCCAAACGAGCTTACTGTTCTAACAGATTATCAAAACGCCGGAGGCAGTGGTATTCTTACTGAAGAAGTCAAAATCAACTTTGGAAATGCTTCTACTACGGCAGGATGGAATACGCTAAGCAGTTTTCTTGAAGGTGCAACCGTACCTAACTTAACTTATGGAGATGGTGAATTTACAGGTATTGAATTAAGTGTAGCAAGTCGTTTTAATGGAATTAATACGAATGGAGAAACACTAACAAATACATCAATGGATTTATCTGCAGATGTATCCGGAAATTCATTCTTCGGAAATTCAAAACTACCATTTTCCCAAATGCTCATAGTAAAAGGAGTAATTAAATTAACAGGTTTTGAAGGAGACGGTACCTATGATCTATGTTTCTTCGGATCGCGAACTGCTACTGATAATAGGGAGACACAATATACTGTTATTGGAGAGAGTACAGCTTCTGCAGCTCTCAATGCGGCGAGCAATACAGAAAATACCGCTTGTGTTACGGGAGTGAAAGCAGATAGTAATGGGGTGATTACTATCGAAGTCACTTCAGGGCCTAACAATTCTAACGATAATGGTTTTTTCTATATAAATGCTATGACCATCAGTCCGGAATAG